A single window of Ancylomarina subtilis DNA harbors:
- the prfA gene encoding peptide chain release factor 1: protein MSDNVLLSKLEGVFIRFKEVSQLITDPEVMGDMKRFVKLSKEYKELDLVDSAAREYRNALETIAESKEILATESDEELREMAKMELEELEERLPEMEQNIKLLLVPADPEDSKNAILEIRAGAGGDEASIFAGDLYRMYTKFCESKGWKVSMSSCSEGTSGGYKEVVLNVTGANVYGVLKYESGVHRVQRVPQTETQGRVHTSAASVAVLPEAEEFDIDVKESDIRKDTYCSSGPGGQSVNTTYSAIRLTHIPTGIVVTCQDQKSQLKNLAKAMIELRSRIYAMEHQKYLDEISSKRKTMVSTGDRSAKIRTYNYPQGRVTDHRINLTLYNLSAIMDGDIQEIIDKLQVEENAERLKESGL from the coding sequence ATGAGCGATAATGTGTTACTAAGTAAACTGGAAGGTGTTTTTATCCGCTTTAAGGAGGTGAGTCAATTGATTACCGATCCTGAGGTTATGGGTGATATGAAACGCTTTGTTAAGTTGAGCAAAGAATATAAAGAATTGGATTTGGTTGATTCTGCTGCAAGAGAATATAGAAATGCACTTGAGACTATTGCCGAATCAAAAGAAATATTAGCCACAGAGAGCGATGAGGAATTGCGTGAAATGGCAAAAATGGAATTGGAAGAGCTTGAGGAAAGATTACCGGAGATGGAGCAAAATATTAAATTGCTTTTAGTTCCTGCCGATCCTGAAGATTCAAAAAATGCAATTCTTGAAATCCGTGCGGGTGCTGGTGGAGATGAAGCGAGTATTTTTGCAGGGGATTTATATAGAATGTATACCAAATTCTGTGAGAGTAAAGGTTGGAAGGTATCTATGTCTTCGTGCAGCGAAGGAACTTCTGGAGGATACAAAGAGGTGGTGCTGAATGTGACAGGAGCTAATGTTTATGGTGTTCTGAAATATGAATCAGGTGTACACCGTGTTCAGCGTGTGCCTCAAACAGAAACACAAGGTCGTGTGCATACCAGTGCGGCATCGGTAGCGGTTTTACCAGAAGCTGAAGAGTTTGATATTGATGTAAAAGAAAGCGATATCCGTAAGGATACTTATTGTTCTTCAGGACCTGGAGGACAGTCGGTAAATACAACCTATTCTGCAATTCGTTTGACTCACATCCCAACGGGTATTGTGGTGACTTGTCAGGATCAAAAATCTCAGCTTAAGAACTTAGCTAAGGCGATGATTGAGTTGCGTTCTCGTATTTATGCGATGGAGCACCAAAAGTATCTTGATGAGATTTCATCAAAACGTAAGACGATGGTGTCAACAGGAGACCGTTCGGCTAAAATTAGAACATACAATTACCCACAAGGTCGAGTTACCGATCATAGAATTAACTTGACTCTGTATAATTTGAGTGCAATTATGGATGGCGATATTCAGGAGATTATCGATAAACTTCAGGTTGAGGAGAATGCAGAGCGACTTAAGGAAAGTGGTTTATAA
- a CDS encoding DUF2851 family protein: MNEDFLHYIWTYRLFDDQNLFSDQGHRLCLIDTGRLNRDSGPDFFEARIEIDGLLWVGNVEIHLKSSDWYKHHHDSDAAYNNVILHVVYENDVDVVLSNGRLLPCLKLEISEQYLDRYQSLMSSQLWIPCQRDIPKLNNFFVSHWLDRMLLERLERKAVGIKQMYHQNSNSWEETFYQVLARYFGMKLNADPFEQLARSIPLKILAKQKNSPLQLEAILFGQAGFLHDSNLSDPYYSKLQAEYNFLRNKFDLKPLEKGRWKFMRLHPVNFPTVRIAQLANLIYKSQSLFSKIIQIENVADFHTLLQVEASQYWLTHYRFGEKADYKPKVLGQATVDVLIINAIVPILFVYGKEIGNPIYVDRALFILESLKSEKNRIVNGWKEIGIQLKSAYHSQSLLHLKSEYCNAYRCLECELGNRIIRSEQM; the protein is encoded by the coding sequence ATGAATGAGGATTTCCTACACTACATCTGGACTTATCGTCTTTTTGATGATCAAAACTTATTCTCTGATCAAGGACATCGATTGTGTCTGATAGATACGGGACGGTTGAATAGAGATTCGGGGCCGGATTTCTTTGAAGCTCGAATTGAAATTGATGGTTTGCTTTGGGTTGGGAATGTTGAAATTCATTTAAAATCTTCTGATTGGTACAAACATCATCACGATAGTGATGCCGCATACAACAATGTCATACTGCATGTTGTTTATGAAAATGATGTTGATGTCGTTTTATCTAATGGTAGACTTTTGCCTTGTCTTAAGTTGGAGATATCTGAGCAATATCTGGATAGATACCAATCTTTAATGTCTTCTCAGTTGTGGATTCCTTGTCAAAGGGATATTCCCAAGTTGAATAATTTTTTTGTAAGTCATTGGCTCGATAGGATGTTGCTGGAACGATTGGAGCGAAAAGCTGTGGGCATTAAGCAGATGTATCACCAAAATTCCAATTCCTGGGAAGAAACGTTTTATCAGGTTTTGGCTCGTTATTTTGGGATGAAACTTAATGCCGATCCTTTTGAGCAACTGGCTCGATCAATTCCCTTGAAAATTCTTGCCAAGCAGAAGAATTCTCCTCTGCAGTTGGAGGCGATTTTATTCGGTCAGGCAGGTTTTCTTCATGATTCTAATTTAAGCGATCCCTATTACTCCAAACTGCAAGCGGAATACAATTTTCTGAGAAACAAATTTGACTTAAAGCCCCTTGAAAAGGGACGATGGAAGTTTATGCGACTGCATCCGGTAAACTTTCCTACAGTCCGAATTGCACAATTGGCTAATCTGATCTACAAATCACAGTCCTTGTTTTCAAAAATTATTCAAATAGAGAATGTTGCAGATTTTCACACCTTATTGCAGGTTGAAGCCTCTCAGTATTGGTTAACGCATTATCGTTTTGGAGAGAAAGCTGATTATAAGCCCAAAGTTTTGGGCCAGGCAACTGTCGATGTTTTAATTATTAATGCAATTGTCCCCATATTATTTGTCTATGGTAAAGAAATTGGAAATCCAATTTATGTTGATAGAGCTTTGTTTATTCTTGAAAGCTTGAAATCCGAAAAGAATAGGATTGTAAATGGTTGGAAAGAAATAGGAATACAACTAAAGTCAGCATATCATTCTCAATCTCTGTTACATTTGAAGTCGGAATATTGTAACGCGTATAGATGTTTGGAGTGTGAATTGGGAAATCGAATTATTCGTTCAGAACAAATGTAG
- the pyrF gene encoding orotidine-5'-phosphate decarboxylase, translating to MNYQALFEQIKLKKSFLCVGLDTDEKKIPEHLLKEEDPIFEFNKAIVDATAHLVVAYKPNIAFYECKGAKGWLSLEKTVCYIKENYPEVFLIADAKRGDIGNTSKMYASAFLENMPFDSITVAPYMGEDSVTPFLSYKDKWVILLALTSNKGAFDFQFFQEGEQKLFEKVLEKSQEWGSQDNMMYVVGATKAEMLSDIRKIAPNHFLLVPGVGAQGGSLQEVAKYGMNDHCGLLVNSSRGIIYADSTPKFAEVAREKALELQEEMADLMDAKGIL from the coding sequence ATGAACTATCAAGCTTTATTCGAGCAAATCAAATTAAAGAAGTCCTTCTTATGTGTTGGTTTGGATACAGATGAGAAAAAGATTCCGGAACATTTACTAAAAGAAGAAGATCCAATTTTTGAATTCAACAAAGCCATTGTTGATGCAACAGCTCATTTGGTTGTCGCTTACAAGCCCAATATTGCTTTTTACGAGTGTAAAGGGGCAAAAGGATGGCTTTCTCTTGAGAAGACTGTTTGTTACATTAAGGAAAATTATCCTGAAGTCTTTCTAATTGCTGATGCTAAGCGCGGTGATATTGGTAATACCTCGAAAATGTATGCCAGTGCATTTTTAGAGAATATGCCTTTTGATTCGATTACGGTTGCGCCATATATGGGTGAAGATTCGGTTACGCCTTTTCTTTCATATAAAGACAAGTGGGTAATTCTATTGGCATTGACATCTAATAAGGGGGCTTTCGATTTTCAATTCTTTCAAGAAGGTGAGCAGAAATTGTTCGAAAAAGTTCTTGAGAAATCACAAGAGTGGGGTTCTCAGGATAATATGATGTATGTAGTAGGTGCTACGAAAGCAGAAATGTTGTCTGATATTCGTAAGATTGCTCCCAATCATTTCCTATTGGTTCCGGGCGTAGGCGCTCAGGGTGGTAGTTTGCAGGAAGTTGCAAAATATGGAATGAATGATCATTGTGGTTTATTGGTTAACTCATCCCGAGGGATTATCTATGCAGATTCAACACCAAAATTTGCAGAAGTGGCTCGCGAAAAAGCACTTGAACTTCAGGAAGAAATGGCAGACTTGATGGATGCTAAAGGGATTTTATAA